Proteins from a single region of Syngnathus typhle isolate RoL2023-S1 ecotype Sweden linkage group LG10, RoL_Styp_1.0, whole genome shotgun sequence:
- the hint3 gene encoding histidine triad nucleotide-binding protein 3 produces the protein MEAADVNLTQPVQDVSKTDGYDKKCIFCKIVNHEMDTDLLHCDEDISCFRDIKPAAPHHYLVVPTQHVGNCKSLRKQHVPLVKQMVEIGKEILRKNNVTDLSDVRFGFHWPPFCSVAHLHLHVLAPASQMSFMSRLFYRLNSYWFITVEQLIELLNSKEESS, from the exons ATGGAGGCGGCCGATGTTAACTTGACGCAACCTGTGCAGGATGTTTCCAAGACCGACGGATATgacaaaaaatgtattttttgcaaGATTGTTAATCATGAAATGGACACGGACCTTCTCCATTGT GATGAGGACATCTCGTGTTTCAGAGACATCAAGCCTGCAGCCCCGCACCATTACCTGGTTGTCCCGACCCAGCATGTGGGAAACTGCAAATCGCTCCGCAAACAACACGTGCCCCTGG TAAAACAGATGGTGGAGATAGGGAAGGAAATCCTGCGGAAAAATAACGTGACTGATCTTAGTGATGTCAG ATTTGGCTTCCATTGGCCCCCGTTCTGTTCAGTGGCACATCTCCACCTTCACGTGCTGGCTCCCGCCAGCCAGATGAGCTTCATGTCGCGCTTGTTCTACAGACTCAATTCGTACTGGTTCATTACG GTGGAGCAACTGATCGAGCTTCTCAACTCGAAAGAAGAAAGCAGCTGA